One window of the Triticum dicoccoides isolate Atlit2015 ecotype Zavitan chromosome 3B, WEW_v2.0, whole genome shotgun sequence genome contains the following:
- the LOC119278568 gene encoding glucan endo-1,3-beta-glucosidase GII-like, with the protein MARQHVPSMFAVALFIGAFASVPTSVQSIGVCYGVIANNLPPANEVVQLYRSKGITGMRIYFADAKALSALRNSGISLILDVGNDQLANLAASTSNAASWVQKNVRPYYPAVNIKYIAAGNEVQGGATQSIVPAMRNLNAALSAAGLGAIKVSTSIRFDEVAKSFPPSDGVFANAYMTDVARLLASTGAPLLANVYPYFAYKRDPQNIKLNYATFRPGPSVRDDKSGLTYTCLFDAMVDAVVAALEKAGAPAVRVVVSESWWPSASGFAATADNARAYNQGLIDHVGGGTPKRRGALETYIFAMFNENFKRGDLVEKHFGLFKPDKSPAYPIQFK; encoded by the exons ATGGCCAGGCAGCATGTTCCTTCCATGTTTGCCGTTGCTCTCTTCATCGGAGCATTCGCTTCTGTTCCTACAA GTGTGCAATCCATCGGCGTGTGCTACGGCGTGATCGCCAACAACCTCCCGCCGGCGAACGAGGTGGTGCAGCTCTACAGGTCCAAAGGCATCACCGGCATGCGCATCTACTTCGCCGACGCCAAGGCCCTCTCCGCGCTCCGCAACTCCGGCATCAGCCTCATCCTCGACGTCGGCAACGACCAGCTCGCCAACCTCGCCGCCAGCACCTCCAACGCGGCGTCATGGGTGCAGAAGAACGTCCGCCCATACTACCCGGCTGTAAACATCAAGTACATCGCAGCGGGCAACGAGGTCCAGGGCGGCGCCACGCAGAGCATCGTGCCGGCCATGCGCAACCTCAACGCGGCCCTCTCCGCTGCTGGGCTCGGCGCCATCAAGGTGTCCACCTCCATCCGGTTTGACGAGGTGGCCAAGTCCTTCCCGCCCTCCGACGGCGTGTTTGCGAATGCCTACATGACGGACGTGGCCCGGCTCCTGGCGAGCACCGGCGCGCCGCTGCTGGCCAACGTGTATCCCTACTTCGCCTACAAACGCGACCCGCAGAACATCAAGCTAAACTACGCGACGTTCCGGCCGGGACCCTCGGTTCGGGACGACAAGAGCGGGCTGACCTACACATGCCTGTTCGACGCGATGGTGGACGCCGTGGTCGCCGCGCTGGAGAAGGCCGGGGCGCCGGCGGTGAGGGTGGTGGTGTCCGAGAGCTGGTGGCCGTCGGCAAGCGGGTTCGCGGCGACGGCCGACAACGCGAGGGCGTACAACCAGGGGCTGATCGACCACGTCGGCGGGGGCACACCGAAGAGGCGCGGCGCGCTGGAGACGTACATCTTCGCCATGTTCAACGAGAACTTCAAGAGAGGGGACCTCGTGGAGAAGCACTTCGGGCTGTTCAAGCCGGACAAGTCGCCGGCGTACCCCATCCAGTTCAAGTGA